Proteins encoded in a region of the Calderihabitans maritimus genome:
- the smpB gene encoding SsrA-binding protein SmpB — protein MGEEIKVVTENRKARHDYYIEETYEAGIALKGTEVKSLRAGKANLKDSFARVENGEIFLYNMHISAYEKGNRFNHDPKRTRKLLLHKAEINRLMGKTQEKGLTLIPLKVYFNERGKAKVELGLAKGKKLYDKRRDIAERDARREIEKALRGRDWSKKV, from the coding sequence TTGGGAGAAGAGATTAAAGTCGTAACGGAAAATCGCAAGGCCAGACACGACTACTATATTGAAGAAACGTACGAAGCGGGCATCGCTTTAAAAGGAACAGAGGTCAAATCGCTCCGGGCCGGCAAAGCCAATTTGAAGGATAGCTTTGCTCGGGTGGAAAACGGAGAAATTTTCCTTTATAACATGCATATAAGCGCTTATGAGAAAGGGAATCGCTTCAATCACGATCCCAAGCGCACCCGGAAGCTCCTGCTGCATAAAGCGGAAATTAATCGGCTGATGGGCAAAACTCAGGAAAAAGGGTTGACTTTAATACCCCTGAAAGTTTATTTTAATGAGCGAGGCAAGGCCAAAGTTGAATTAGGGCTGGCCAAAGGTAAAAAGCTTTATGACAAGCGAAGGGATATTGCCGAGCGGGATGCCCGGAGAGAAATTGAGAAGGCACTGCGGGGTAGAGACTGGAGTAAGAAAGTATAA
- a CDS encoding GNAT family N-acetyltransferase: MKEEDIVIRPLETVDDFRCLEEIQAEIWSERDVVPLNQTLTAARNGGVVLGAFDKGEMIGFSYGFPGYKDGQVYLCSHMLGVKKAYRHLGIGRRLKLVQREEALRKGYQLITWTFDPLESVNANLNIAKLGGICRTYIINCYGEMKNELNRGLPTDRFLVEWHLESSRVKDRLGGKKTKRLDAGQISCAASVAITQDGLPVVEKAEYDVEGDLLRLPVPSDFQYLKSKDPNLAFHWRKSMRELAMHCFKKGWVVIDFWRAKGEPVNYYVLQRGGRI; the protein is encoded by the coding sequence ATGAAAGAAGAAGATATTGTTATAAGACCCCTGGAAACGGTAGACGATTTTCGCTGCCTAGAGGAAATACAGGCGGAGATTTGGAGCGAGAGAGACGTGGTGCCTCTGAACCAGACTCTTACTGCTGCCAGAAATGGCGGAGTGGTGCTAGGGGCTTTTGATAAAGGCGAGATGATAGGGTTCTCTTACGGATTTCCCGGGTATAAGGACGGGCAGGTTTATCTCTGCTCGCACATGCTGGGAGTAAAAAAAGCGTATCGCCATTTGGGTATCGGTCGGCGGCTTAAGCTGGTCCAGCGGGAAGAGGCGTTACGCAAGGGTTACCAGCTCATAACGTGGACTTTTGACCCTCTGGAGAGTGTTAATGCAAATCTGAATATAGCAAAACTAGGCGGCATCTGCCGTACTTACATAATCAACTGCTACGGAGAGATGAAGAACGAGCTTAACCGGGGGCTTCCTACCGACCGGTTTCTAGTGGAGTGGCACCTGGAGAGTTCCCGTGTTAAGGACAGGTTAGGTGGAAAGAAAACTAAACGCCTCGATGCAGGCCAGATTTCCTGTGCTGCTTCTGTTGCCATAACCCAGGATGGTCTTCCGGTTGTTGAAAAGGCGGAATACGATGTTGAAGGAGATTTGCTGCGCCTTCCTGTGCCCAGCGACTTTCAGTATCTAAAATCGAAAGACCCTAACCTGGCTTTTCACTGGAGAAAGTCAATGAGGGAACTGGCTATGCACTGTTTCAAGAAGGGTTGGGTTGTAATCGATTTCTGGCGAGCGAAGGGAGAACCGGTTAATTATTACGTGTTGCAGAGGGGTGGTAGAATCTGA
- a CDS encoding amidohydrolase: MNALSFLQQVDENQERILRTYEELHCMPEPAWKEFRTTQYVAERMRKMGLKVIAAKPTGVVGFWRGKSGGPAVGLRADLDALLYHDGQEETAVHACGHDAHTAMVLSTAEILSCSGFYPPGEIRFLFQPAEEKAAGALCFIEQGFLDNVDYLVGIHLRPAEEARYGQASPAVLHGSSLVLEGTIYGQASHSARPHLGINVINAAAAVINAINAVSVDPRVPASAKVTRLQAGGEAHNIIPDRALFTIDLRAQNNETMTELRDKVERAVKAATGTVGAQVDMKELAYVPAARVDEEMLEKARWAIREVMGEDGLLPPIITPGGEDFHFYSYHLPRLKSIMIGLGCDLVPGLHHPQMTFRKDALLQGVKILGLIILKLLNGS, encoded by the coding sequence GTGAATGCTTTATCTTTTTTACAACAGGTTGACGAAAACCAGGAACGCATTCTCCGTACCTATGAGGAGCTTCACTGCATGCCTGAACCGGCATGGAAGGAGTTTAGGACTACCCAATATGTAGCTGAGCGCATGCGGAAAATGGGGTTAAAGGTGATTGCGGCTAAGCCGACGGGTGTTGTAGGATTCTGGCGGGGTAAATCAGGAGGGCCTGCGGTGGGTTTGAGGGCCGATCTGGATGCTCTTTTGTATCATGACGGCCAGGAGGAAACTGCAGTCCACGCGTGTGGGCATGATGCCCACACCGCTATGGTCTTGAGTACGGCAGAAATTCTTTCCTGCTCCGGATTTTACCCGCCGGGGGAGATACGCTTTTTATTTCAGCCGGCGGAGGAGAAAGCGGCGGGTGCTCTGTGCTTTATAGAGCAGGGGTTTCTGGACAACGTAGATTACCTGGTAGGCATTCACCTTCGGCCGGCAGAAGAAGCCCGATACGGACAGGCTTCTCCGGCTGTCCTGCACGGATCCTCGCTGGTTTTAGAAGGTACTATTTACGGACAGGCCTCCCATAGTGCTAGGCCTCACCTAGGTATTAATGTTATAAATGCTGCTGCAGCTGTGATAAATGCTATTAACGCAGTTTCGGTTGATCCCCGGGTGCCTGCTTCCGCCAAGGTTACCCGGCTGCAGGCGGGCGGTGAAGCGCATAATATAATACCCGACCGGGCTCTTTTTACGATCGATTTGCGAGCCCAGAATAATGAAACCATGACTGAGTTAAGAGATAAAGTAGAGAGGGCGGTAAAGGCCGCTACGGGTACGGTAGGAGCTCAGGTTGATATGAAAGAACTGGCTTATGTTCCTGCCGCCAGGGTTGATGAAGAGATGCTGGAGAAGGCTCGTTGGGCTATTAGAGAAGTTATGGGAGAAGACGGCCTTCTTCCCCCTATTATTACTCCTGGCGGAGAAGATTTTCATTTTTACAGCTATCATTTGCCACGGCTAAAATCAATTATGATCGGATTAGGTTGTGACCTGGTGCCGGGGCTTCATCATCCGCAGATGACTTTCCGCAAAGATGCTCTGCTGCAGGGAGTAAAAATCTTGGGCCTTATAATCTTAAAACTTCTAAATGGTAGTTAG
- the menC gene encoding o-succinylbenzoate synthase, with protein MKITAVILRLLRMPLKAPFETSFGRIEERDFILVQVEGSGHFTGYGEVTVMAAPLYSEETVGTAWHILEEFLVPQVVGKNINEPTEVKWLFQAIRGNNMAKAGLETAIWDLLAKERGFPLSRILGGTRAKIPVGISLGIEKSVSILLERIEKALAEGYQRIKVKIKPGWDVRVVQDIRKHFGSIPLMVDANSAYTLADVSLLKQLDDYDLMMIEQPLAHDDLVDHARLQRQLRTPLCLDESIRSAEDARKAIELGSCRYINIKIGRVGGLAEAKAIHDLCQREGIGVWCGGMLESGVGRAHNIALTTLPNFIVPGDTSASSRYWHEDIIDPEVTVSEDGFITVSRDPGIGYRVLHDRISKYTRLEKIFRN; from the coding sequence CTGAAAATCACAGCAGTTATTTTACGACTTCTCCGTATGCCTTTAAAAGCCCCTTTTGAGACCAGCTTCGGGCGTATAGAAGAGAGAGATTTTATCTTGGTGCAGGTTGAAGGCTCTGGCCATTTCACCGGATACGGCGAAGTAACGGTAATGGCCGCACCCCTGTATAGTGAAGAAACGGTGGGCACGGCCTGGCATATTTTGGAGGAATTTTTGGTTCCCCAGGTGGTGGGGAAAAATATCAATGAGCCGACGGAGGTAAAATGGCTCTTTCAAGCCATAAGGGGCAACAATATGGCCAAGGCCGGCCTGGAAACAGCTATCTGGGATCTTTTGGCTAAGGAGCGGGGATTTCCTCTTTCTAGAATTTTAGGAGGAACTCGGGCGAAGATACCGGTAGGAATAAGCCTTGGTATTGAGAAGAGTGTTTCTATTTTGCTGGAGCGGATAGAAAAGGCTCTGGCGGAAGGATACCAAAGAATAAAAGTCAAGATCAAGCCGGGCTGGGATGTTCGGGTCGTACAGGATATCCGGAAACATTTTGGCTCGATTCCCTTGATGGTAGATGCCAATTCTGCCTATACTCTGGCGGATGTTTCGCTGTTGAAACAATTAGACGACTATGACTTAATGATGATTGAACAGCCTTTAGCCCATGACGACCTGGTAGACCATGCTAGGCTCCAGCGACAGCTGCGAACTCCCTTGTGCCTGGATGAGAGCATCCGCTCCGCGGAGGACGCTCGGAAGGCCATCGAACTGGGCAGTTGCCGGTACATTAATATTAAGATCGGCCGGGTGGGGGGACTGGCGGAAGCCAAGGCCATCCATGATCTATGTCAGCGAGAAGGAATTGGTGTTTGGTGTGGGGGCATGCTGGAATCAGGAGTAGGTCGGGCCCATAACATTGCTCTTACTACGCTTCCCAACTTTATAGTGCCCGGTGATACTTCGGCTTCTTCCCGCTATTGGCATGAAGATATAATTGATCCGGAGGTAACTGTTTCTGAAGACGGGTTTATAACGGTTTCTAGGGATCCTGGAATTGGCTACCGGGTTTTACATGACCGAATTTCCAAATATACCCGGCTGGAAAAGATATTTAGAAATTAA